Proteins encoded in a region of the Halorussus sp. MSC15.2 genome:
- a CDS encoding RNA-protein complex protein Nop10, protein MKSDIRVCSAWRDRHARPVYTLSETCPDCGAEAVNSAPAPFNPEDPYGEYRRALKQRARE, encoded by the coding sequence ATGAAATCCGACATCCGCGTCTGCTCGGCGTGGCGAGACCGTCACGCTCGTCCGGTCTACACCCTTTCTGAGACGTGTCCCGACTGCGGAGCCGAGGCCGTCAACAGCGCGCCCGCGCCCTTCAACCCCGAGGACCCGTACGGTGAGTACCGACGGGCACTTAAGCAGCGCGCCCGCGAATAA
- a CDS encoding winged helix-turn-helix transcriptional regulator, whose amino-acid sequence MADVLENKRTATRFRILAEIAERQPAVSQGEIAEAVGVTSQAVSEYIRALVEDGLVEKEGRSRYTVTKEGVDWLLQEATDVRRYADHVTDDVLGNVQEDAAIATDDVSEGDPVTLSLRDGLLHATPGEEGPATGVATTDAEAGGDVGVTGFEGIIDFDPGTVTIFQVPPVRSGGSSVTDAETLTDACESADIVVATGVEAVVALRRADADPATTFAAGEVAAEAAGRGLDAVVVSTADQVGRVTDALRDANVAYEVTELA is encoded by the coding sequence ATGGCCGACGTACTGGAGAACAAACGTACCGCGACCCGATTTCGCATCCTCGCCGAAATCGCCGAGCGCCAACCCGCGGTGAGTCAGGGCGAAATCGCGGAGGCGGTCGGCGTGACCAGTCAAGCCGTCAGCGAGTACATCCGGGCGCTGGTCGAGGACGGACTCGTCGAGAAGGAGGGCCGGTCGCGGTACACCGTCACCAAGGAGGGCGTCGATTGGCTCCTACAGGAGGCGACGGACGTGCGTCGGTACGCCGACCACGTCACCGACGACGTCCTCGGAAACGTGCAGGAGGACGCCGCCATCGCGACCGACGACGTCTCGGAAGGCGACCCCGTGACGCTCTCGCTCCGCGACGGTCTCCTCCACGCGACCCCGGGCGAGGAGGGACCAGCGACCGGCGTCGCCACCACCGACGCGGAGGCGGGCGGGGACGTCGGAGTGACAGGGTTCGAGGGCATCATCGACTTCGACCCGGGCACCGTCACCATATTTCAGGTACCGCCGGTTCGTTCGGGCGGGTCGTCGGTCACCGACGCCGAGACGCTGACCGACGCCTGCGAGTCGGCCGACATCGTCGTCGCCACCGGCGTCGAGGCCGTGGTCGCGCTCCGACGGGCAGACGCCGACCCGGCGACGACGTTCGCCGCGGGCGAAGTGGCCGCCGAGGCGGCGGGCAGGGGTCTCGACGCAGTGGTGGTCTCCACCGCAGACCAAGTGGGTCGGGTCACCGACGCGCTCCGCGACGCCAACGTCGCCTACGAAGTCACGGAACTCGCCTGA
- a CDS encoding J domain-containing protein produces the protein MLPEWLVVGLWLSVAVGVIIGVIFVAGARLYPNQPSNATSTAGEGRRRVEIRQYLTAIGEEFAEDHFVEGQHVAFYLPERDVAITFDARAYFRIERSPTYAVLVEHEMPGMHLGDRLPFETPDLAEDDDHVDPTEAAFAVLGVSHGATLSEVKSAYRRKVKEVHPDHGGDREEFQQVREAYTAAKNRVS, from the coding sequence GTGCTACCCGAATGGCTGGTCGTCGGTCTCTGGCTCTCGGTCGCAGTCGGGGTCATCATCGGCGTCATCTTCGTCGCGGGGGCGCGACTCTACCCCAACCAGCCGTCGAACGCGACCTCCACCGCGGGCGAGGGCCGACGCCGCGTCGAAATCCGGCAGTATCTCACCGCCATCGGCGAGGAGTTCGCCGAGGACCACTTCGTGGAGGGCCAGCACGTCGCGTTCTATCTCCCCGAGCGTGACGTGGCCATCACCTTCGACGCCCGGGCCTACTTCCGCATCGAGCGCTCGCCGACCTACGCGGTCCTCGTGGAACACGAGATGCCCGGCATGCATCTGGGCGACCGACTCCCCTTCGAGACGCCGGACCTCGCCGAGGACGACGACCACGTGGACCCGACCGAGGCCGCCTTCGCGGTCCTCGGGGTCTCCCACGGTGCGACGCTCTCGGAGGTCAAGAGCGCCTATCGCCGGAAGGTCAAGGAGGTCCACCCCGACCACGGCGGTGACCGCGAGGAGTTCCAGCAGGTCCGGGAGGCGTACACCGCCGCGAAGAACCGGGTGAGTTAG
- a CDS encoding TrkA C-terminal domain-containing protein, producing MVAIYPVLSLLVIFALSLLIIRIGSVALRMTGLSPDVASFQATSAFSGAGYTTEEAERAVSTAGRRKVVKALIRLGSVGLISAVASLIVSFTNSGGENFRSLVYVVGGATAIVLVARSSWFNRLVTPLIEQSLSRTTSLDVRDYARLLGLQSDYRVAEIDVAEGDWLADETLDRLNLAAEGVLVLGIRRDDVYVGAPEPDTEIRPEDTLILYGKEERLRELSGREASDTRAHEDAIADHEAVLEEEAKRFGE from the coding sequence ATGGTGGCGATATATCCAGTACTCTCGCTGCTGGTCATCTTCGCGCTCTCGCTGCTCATCATCCGTATCGGCTCGGTCGCGCTCCGGATGACCGGTCTCTCGCCCGACGTCGCGTCGTTTCAGGCAACGTCGGCGTTCTCCGGGGCGGGGTACACGACCGAGGAGGCCGAGCGGGCGGTCTCGACCGCCGGGAGGCGCAAGGTGGTGAAGGCGCTCATCCGACTCGGCAGCGTGGGTCTCATCAGCGCCGTGGCGTCGCTCATCGTCTCGTTCACCAACTCCGGCGGTGAGAACTTCCGCAGTTTGGTCTACGTGGTCGGGGGCGCGACGGCTATCGTCCTCGTCGCGCGCAGTTCGTGGTTCAACCGACTCGTCACGCCGCTCATCGAGCAGTCGCTGAGTCGCACGACGAGCCTCGACGTTCGGGACTACGCTCGACTGCTCGGCCTGCAGAGCGACTATCGCGTCGCCGAAATCGACGTCGCCGAGGGCGATTGGCTCGCCGACGAGACGCTCGACCGGTTGAACCTCGCGGCGGAGGGCGTCCTCGTTCTCGGAATCAGGAGGGACGACGTGTACGTCGGCGCTCCCGAACCGGACACCGAGATACGGCCCGAGGACACCCTGATACTCTACGGGAAAGAAGAGCGGCTACGGGAACTCTCGGGGCGGGAAGCCAGCGACACCCGCGCTCACGAGGACGCTATCGCCGACCACGAGGCGGTCCTCGAAGAGGAGGCGAAACGCTTCGGCGAGTAG
- a CDS encoding translation initiation factor IF-2 subunit alpha, with protein MKYSGWPEPGELVVGKIDEIEDFGVFVDLSEYEGKRGLIHVSEVASGWIKNIRDHVNEGQTVVCKVLDVDESAQQIDLSLKDVNDHQHSEKIQEWKNEQKADNWMELAFGEDVDDDKYAHVANAMLAEFGGLYGGFEQAAIHGPEALESTDLTDEEIEQIVDTARENVSVPYVTVTGYVDLESPSESGVDDIKEALQAAEGNGDIPEEVELDVTYVGAPEYRIRVRAPNYKTAESQLEESAARAESAIESVGGTGSFHRERQTEDE; from the coding sequence ATGAAGTACAGCGGCTGGCCCGAACCCGGCGAACTCGTCGTCGGGAAGATAGACGAGATAGAGGACTTCGGCGTGTTCGTGGACCTCTCGGAGTACGAGGGCAAGCGCGGTCTCATCCACGTCAGCGAAGTCGCCAGCGGATGGATTAAGAACATCCGCGACCACGTCAACGAGGGCCAGACGGTCGTCTGCAAGGTGCTTGACGTAGACGAGAGCGCCCAGCAAATCGACCTCTCGCTCAAAGACGTCAACGACCACCAGCACTCCGAGAAGATTCAGGAGTGGAAGAACGAGCAGAAGGCAGACAACTGGATGGAACTGGCCTTCGGCGAAGACGTGGACGACGACAAGTACGCCCACGTCGCCAACGCGATGCTCGCGGAGTTCGGCGGTCTCTACGGCGGATTCGAGCAAGCCGCTATTCACGGTCCCGAAGCGCTCGAATCGACCGACCTCACCGACGAGGAGATAGAGCAAATCGTCGATACCGCCCGCGAGAACGTCTCGGTGCCCTACGTCACCGTCACGGGCTACGTGGACCTCGAAAGCCCGTCCGAAAGCGGCGTCGACGACATCAAAGAGGCGCTGCAGGCCGCGGAAGGAAACGGCGACATCCCCGAAGAGGTGGAACTCGACGTGACCTACGTGGGTGCGCCCGAGTACCGGATTCGGGTTCGAGCGCCCAACTACAAGACCGCCGAGTCCCAACTCGAAGAGAGCGCGGCCCGCGCCGAGTCCGCCATCGAGTCGGTCGGCGGCACGGGGTCGTTCCACCGCGAACGCCAGACCGAAGACGAGTGA
- a CDS encoding proteasome assembly chaperone family protein, protein MDELDIETVADPDLRDPVLVEGLPGVGHVGKLAVEHLLEEKESELVRRVYSEHFPPQVTVSDDGTTELACAEIHAVELDDRDLLILTGDNQASDNAGHYRLTDAFLDVAEAFGVETVYALGGVPTGELMDEYAVVGAATDTEFVEELEDAGVEFREDEPAGGIVGTSGLLLGLGERRDLRATCLMGETSGYLVDPKSARAVLEVLEDVLGFEVEYDSLEERADDMEDVANKIQEMENQQSGMPTDENLRYIG, encoded by the coding sequence ATGGACGAACTCGACATCGAGACGGTCGCCGACCCCGACCTCCGGGACCCGGTTCTCGTAGAAGGGCTTCCCGGCGTCGGTCACGTCGGCAAGCTCGCGGTCGAACACCTCCTCGAAGAGAAGGAAAGCGAGTTGGTTCGGCGCGTCTACTCCGAACACTTCCCGCCGCAGGTCACCGTCTCCGACGACGGGACGACCGAACTCGCCTGCGCCGAGATTCACGCGGTCGAACTCGACGACCGCGACCTGCTGATTCTGACGGGCGACAATCAGGCCAGCGACAACGCGGGCCACTATCGACTCACCGACGCCTTCCTCGACGTGGCCGAGGCGTTCGGCGTCGAGACGGTCTACGCGCTCGGCGGCGTCCCGACGGGCGAACTCATGGACGAGTACGCCGTCGTCGGCGCGGCCACCGACACCGAGTTCGTCGAGGAACTCGAAGACGCCGGAGTCGAGTTCCGCGAGGACGAACCGGCCGGCGGCATCGTCGGTACTAGCGGTCTCCTGCTCGGTCTGGGCGAGCGCCGGGACCTCCGAGCGACCTGTCTGATGGGCGAGACCAGCGGTTACCTCGTCGACCCCAAGAGCGCACGAGCGGTCCTCGAAGTGCTGGAGGACGTCCTCGGCTTCGAGGTCGAGTACGACTCGCTGGAGGAGCGCGCCGACGACATGGAGGACGTGGCGAACAAGATTCAGGAGATGGAGAACCAGCAGTCCGGGATGCCGACCGACGAGAACCTCCGGTACATCGGCTAA
- a CDS encoding 30S ribosomal protein S27e, with amino-acid sequence MAGNFYTVQCPDCDNEQTVFGKAATEVACAVCGATLARPTGGDAEFEGEVTETVEAR; translated from the coding sequence ATGGCAGGAAACTTTTACACCGTTCAGTGCCCGGACTGTGACAACGAACAGACCGTCTTCGGCAAGGCCGCGACCGAGGTCGCCTGCGCCGTCTGCGGCGCGACGCTCGCACGGCCGACCGGCGGCGACGCCGAATTCGAAGGCGAAGTGACCGAGACGGTAGAAGCGCGATGA
- a CDS encoding putative toxin-antitoxin system toxin component, PIN family, with the protein MSRPTVVFDTNVLVAELAFPEEPPLCVALAESGVAEVAVSPELLREFAAVLGYDHLPLAGRAPERRQRAVERVVAVARVVEPAVPIYAAEDAADDAVLECAVAAAADAVVSDDYHLRALDGLVGVAVLTREAFLDRYTDLS; encoded by the coding sequence GTGTCGCGTCCGACCGTCGTCTTCGACACCAACGTCCTCGTGGCGGAACTCGCCTTCCCGGAGGAACCCCCGCTCTGCGTCGCGCTCGCCGAGTCAGGCGTCGCGGAGGTGGCGGTCTCGCCCGAACTCCTCCGGGAGTTCGCAGCGGTCCTCGGCTACGACCACCTGCCGCTGGCCGGCCGCGCGCCCGAGCGCCGCCAGCGGGCGGTCGAGCGCGTGGTCGCCGTCGCCCGCGTGGTCGAACCCGCGGTCCCTATCTACGCCGCGGAAGACGCCGCCGACGACGCCGTTCTCGAATGCGCGGTTGCGGCCGCCGCGGACGCGGTGGTCTCCGACGACTACCACCTCCGCGCGCTCGACGGTCTCGTGGGCGTGGCGGTCCTCACCCGGGAGGCGTTCCTCGACCGCTACACCGACCTCTCGTGA